The stretch of DNA GAAGACCTCATTACAGTAGAAGCAGTGGTTCCGGCTATCAGTGTTCATCTGAGGGTCTTTCCCACCTTTAAGGCCGTGACCTGAGCTCTGGATTGCAGAGACAGAGATCATGTAAGGGTTGGTGGAGATCTTGTCAGACTAAATAGCAGCTGTTTCATATTTGGTCTGAGGAACAAAACACCTGCTAGGAATCGGTCACTTACTCTGTATCCATTTCCAGAAGCTCCACTTGCAGACTGGGAATGCTGACTGACCAGTATGACCTGTTGACCCGGGGCGACTGGCTGCCCTGACAGTCCAGATTCATTTAGGACTGCAGGAAAGGTCTGACCCTAAAAAGGTGACAGCCTGTTTAGAGTACTGCAGGTGTTTATTACAGAGAACACGGTGTTCTTTTTATCTCAATTACCTGAGCATTGAGGTTCAAAGTGACGCCATCCAGCATCCCCTGAGCATCTGCGAGGGTCAGAGTGACGCTGCCATCGCCCCCCATGCCCCCCGAGGACATCACCAGGCTCTGGGACACGGC from Oryzias melastigma strain HK-1 unplaced genomic scaffold, ASM292280v2 sc02659, whole genome shotgun sequence encodes:
- the LOC112141475 gene encoding zinc finger protein 236-like, which encodes MSSGGMGGDGSVTLTLADAQGMLDGVTLNLNAQGQTFPAVLNESGLSGQPVAPGQQVILVSQHSQSASGASGNGYRSSGHGLKGGKDPQMNTDSRNHCFYCNEVFQNANALRRHCRLTHGKDRCHVCSVCRKAFKRATHLK